Proteins encoded within one genomic window of Fusarium musae strain F31 chromosome 4, whole genome shotgun sequence:
- a CDS encoding hypothetical protein (EggNog:ENOG41), giving the protein MHLNWVFLLATSLASLAACEETKFMNPPPYALVDDDLRRFDNNQRYKQGEVVPVILSNVVDIRDLSVWQLSTAGDKKGQETRLDVTKQSQLTHSPIRGRYHWTAVYDMGHYLQNGEDAVYLFQLNQHGTLGPTLRSAFFNVSMPDSGSSKSPVASKPSRKEKNRKGKNCKNCSNCQKCQKCQHSQKCQKCQKCQNCQNGQSCKNRKGKNPKEKTPKDKKASARSGLTGGQVAGITIGAIVAFALILCGFCWGFERMRVRKQLRKSHEFELRNMERDVRSLRETVAKLGA; this is encoded by the exons ATGCATCTGAATTGGGTGTTCCTCTTGGCAACTTCACTCGCCAGCCTAGCAGCCTGTGAAGAAACGAAATTCATGAACCCCCCGCCATATGCATTGGTCGATGACGATCTTCGAAGGTTCGACAACAACCAACGCTACAAACAAGGCGAGGTCGTCCCGGTCATTCTTTCGAATGTTGTCGATATCAGAGACTTGTCTGTTTGGCAGCTGAGTACGGCCGGAGATAAGAAAGGGCAAGAAACCAGACTGGACG TGACAAAGCAATCTCAGCTCACCCACTCACCGATACGAGGTCGCTACCACTGGACGGCTGTGTATGATATGGGCCACTATCTGCAAAATGGTGAAGACGCTGTTTACTTGTTCCAACTAAATCAACATGGAACATTGGGACCAACTCTAAGATCCGCATTCTTCAATGTCAGCATGCCGGATAGTGGGAGTTCCAAATCCCCCGTGGCTTCGAAACCATCCCGTAAAGAAAAGAACCGCAAGGGAAAGAACTGCAAGAACTGCAGCAACTGCCAGAAGTGCCAGAAGTGTCAGCACTCCCAGAAGTGTCAGAAGTGTCAGAAGTGCCAGAACTGCCAGAACGGCCAGAGCTGCAAGAACCGTAAGGGAAAGAACCCAAAGGAAAAGAcccccaaggacaagaaagCGAGTGCAAGGTCCGGATTGACTGGTGGTCAAGTGGCAGGCATCACCATCGGTGCAATAGTTGCTTTTGCCCTTATACTGTGCGGTTTCTGTTGGGGTTTTGAACGCATGAGAGTGAGAAAGCAGTTGCGAAAGTCACACGAGTTTGAACTCAGGAACATGGAACGCGATGTGCGCTCCTTGAGGGAGACGGTAGCAAAACTTGGTGCTTGA
- a CDS encoding hypothetical protein (EggNog:ENOG41) — MSLEFTTLDVFTTTAFEGNPLAVVTIPPPSQQASLTQSQKQRIACEFNLSETVFVHDIENRDDTDERKIDIFTTKFELPFAGHPTIGTAIFLQPQGVKTMIAKAGRIDLEFENGSARALIPHDVRLHKQRVPKHAVEAGWDEKLAKVAAADEGAPLFSIVNGMTFALVELPTLELLGAAKVGAMSYIDGDLQDDGWKHDFDSRRYYYTLLNGDTSSDGKYVQNLRTRLVKRDMEDPATGSAASALSCYLALHKLSATSIRFYITQGVEMGRESLIVVDVEVKTSEAGERNVKTVHLSGKAVEVMKGTVRVPQ; from the coding sequence ATGAGTCTCGAATTCACCACTCTCGATGTTttcaccaccaccgccttTGAGGGCAATCCTTTAGCGGTGGTGACGATACCCCCACCAAGCCAACAAGCATCCCTCACCCAATCGCAAAAGCAACGAATTGCCTGCGAGTTCAACCTCTCCGAGACAGTCTTTGTTCATGATATTGAGAATCGCGACGATACAGATGAGAGAAAGATTGATATCTTTACCACAAAGTTCGAATTGCCATTCGCGGGGCATCCGACCATCGGCACGGCTATTTTTCTTCAGCCGCAGGGCGTAAAGACCATGATTGCAAAGGCGGGCAGAATTGACCTTGAGTTCGAAAACGGTTCTGCGCGAGCTTTAATTCCTCACGATGTTAGACTTCATAAGCAGCGCGTGCCAAAGCATGCCGTTGAAGCTGGTTGGGATGAGAAATTGGCAAAAgtcgctgctgctgatgagggCGCGCCACTGTTCAGCATCGTTAACGGGATGACTTTCGCCCTCGTGGAACTCCCAACATTGGAGCTGCTCGGCGCTGCCAAGGTCGGAGCCATGAGTTACATTGACGGCGACCTGCAGGATGACGGCTGGAAACACGACTTTGACTCGAGGCGCTACTACTACACGCTCCTCAACGGCGACACATCATCTGATGGAAAATATGTGCAGAACCTCCGCACAAGACTTGTGAAGCGTGATATGGAGGATCCTGCAACTGGAAGTGCCGCATCTGCGTTGTCGTGTTACTTGGCGTTGCACAAGCTTTCTGCCACTTCGATCAGGTTCTATATCACCCAGGGTGTTGAGATGGGCCGCGAGAGTCTTATCGTAGTGGATGTTGAAGTCAAGACGAGTGAAGCTGGAGAGAGAAATGTTAAGACTGTTCATCTTAGTGGGAAGGCAGTCGAGGTCATGAAGGGCACTGTTAGAGTGCCTCAGTGA
- a CDS encoding hypothetical protein (EggNog:ENOG41) encodes MSALAEKIGTKLLVKFACGIAGAAGKKAFEKGFEEFFGSDEQNLQKEIADVKQKLEEAIGLIRDVRKSIDNLASQLADSILQLRSDSLKSHLTKIDSLYNGIIDIFETVVRDSAIADLEKRQEKMRGLQKRLDNQLKEVAKNVPESLEQINSFLGEEGSSSFLKQLAQRAFDNSEEFRIFYLRCRALVYSYWAVVGRGIELLEMATESPKVHFSEGEKTVARHIGYLEKQRELFESSIGKATIDLYNRLMEVKGEDKLQVWFATSASSGFVQVQHPIVATAPMAVAKAGWQKWYLTPASGRESLESFSSSAYWLQEIETGDWLGNVTAGHGYAASRFVIKGHGLNVPIQWNWFIKPSAPGSDRFTIRQEESPGWVITVDTETKALLMKEPLPSSSAEGFQILPVDN; translated from the exons ATGTCAGCCTTAGCAGAGAAAATCGGCACCAAGCTTCTGGTAAAGTTTGCTTGTGGCATTGCAGGGGCCGCTGGCAAGAAGGCCTTTGAGAAGGGCTTTGAGGAGTTCTTTGGCAGCGATGAACAGAACCTTCAGAAGGAGATCGCAGATGTCAAGCAGAAacttgaagaagccatcgGCCTCATCCGCGATGTCAGAAAATCCATTGACAATCTCGCCAGTCAATTGGCGGATAGCATTCTGCAACTTCGAAGTGACTCTTTGAAGAGTCACTTGACAAAGATTGACAGTCTGTACAATGGCATCATCGATATTTTCGAGACTGTCGTTCGTGACTCGGCGATTGCGGACCTTGAGAAGCGCCAGGAGAAAATGCGCGGTCTCCAGAAGAGATTGGATAATCAACTCAAGGAGGTTGCTAAGAATGTTCCTGAGAGTCTGGAACAGATCAACAGCTTTCTGGGCGAGGAGGGGAGCAGTTCGTTCCTCAAGCAACTCGCACAGCGGGCCTTTGACAACTCGGAGGAATTCCGAATTTTCTACCTTCGATGCCGAGCTTTG GTCTACAGCTATTGGGCGGTTGTTGGTCGGGGTATTGAGCTTCTAGAGATGGCGACGGAGTCCCCGAAAGTCCACTTCTCTGAAGGCGAGAAGACTGTCGCCCGCCACATTGGATATCTGGAGAAGCAGCGTGAGCTCTTCGAGTCGTCTATCGGCAAGGCTACGATCGACCTCTACAACAGGCTGATGGAAGTCAAGGGGGAAGACAAATTGCAAGTCTGGTTTGCGACGAGCGCTTCATCTGGATTTGTACAAGTCCAACACCCCATCGTTGCAACCGCCCCCATGGCCGTTGCGAAAGCCGGGTGGCAGAAATGGTACCTGACACCTGCGTCGGGCAGGGAGTCGCTTGAATCATTCAGCAGCTCTGCTTATTGGCTGCAAGAGATTGAAACAGGCGATTGGTTGGGCAACGTGACTGCAGGCCATGGCTATGCTGCTAGCAGGTTCGTGATTAAGGGGCACGGGCTCAATGTTCCCATTCAGTGGAACTGGTTTATTAAGCCCTCGGCGCCAGGTTCTGACAGGTTTACTATCAGGCAGGAAGAATCTCCTGGCTGGGTTATAACCGTGGACACGGAAACCAAGGCTTTGCTGATGAAAGAGCCCTTGCCTAGTTCAAGTGCCGAGGGGTTTCAAATTCTACCTGTGGATAACTGA
- a CDS encoding hypothetical protein (EggNog:ENOG41): MSILSSLTLLLSIFANRALCDTTFRRPPEWNFDVDRKAGFGKNVRYGVGNAIQILWETDLDKVQLYLIQTIGSTYWEYILDSSRTEWKAEWDVVGILKENEDAVYYFALGEYPNRLMGPDGLMAPIASTQYFNVTAPRIETTTASTLRTSTTVRSMSSSQIATSATQPLPTSTATDRNLNPDADLNSDSGMSKGEIAGAAVGGTIGGLILLGVVGWFIWKRLGRSKGNTDVSVVSQSQQGQVNYSETKAELPGDPALEVYPVGYARSPPGLHEAP, translated from the exons ATGAGTATTCTTTCATCCCTCACCCTACTACTCTCGATATTCGCCAATCGTGCTTTATGTGATACCACATTCCGGCGCCCCCCAGAATGGAACTTCGATGTCGATCGTAAAGCTGGCTTCGGAAAGAATGTACGGTACGGGGTTGGCAACGCGATTCAGATTCTTTGGGAGACCGACCTCGACAAAGTTCAACTATACTTGATCCAAACAATAGGATCAACGTATTGggaatatatattagact CATCTCGTACTGAGTGGAAGGCTGAGTGGGATGTAGTAGGAATACTGAAGGAGAATGAAGACGCTGTGTACTACTTTGCCTTAGGCGAGTATCCCAATCGGCTTATGGGTCCCGACGGTCTTATGGCACCCATTGCTTCGACACAATACTTTAATGTCACTGCCCCGAGAATCGAGACGACGACCGCATCCACGCTACGAACTTCTACCACGGTACGGAGcatgtcttcttctcagaTCGCAACGTCCGCCACGCAGCCCCTCCCAACATCTACGGCCACAGATCGAAACTTGAACCCAGACGCTGATCTAAATTCCGACTCTGGGATGTCCAAGGGCGAAATCGCGGGTGCCGCGGTTGGGGGCACCATCGGCGGTCTAATacttcttggtgttgtcgGATGGTTCATCTGGAAAAGATTGGGACGAAGTAAAGGAAATACGGACGTGTCAGTGGTTTCTCAGAGCCAACAAGGGCAGGTCAACTATTCCGAGACAAAGGCTGAGCTACCTGGTGACCCGGCGCTGGAAGTTTATCCGGTAGGGTATGCTAGAAGTCCACCAGGGCTGCATGAAGCGCCTTGA